A single genomic interval of Saccharospirillum mangrovi harbors:
- a CDS encoding carbohydrate ABC transporter permease, with protein MSQINTNASVAKILVAPSVILLALWMIVPLAMTIYFSTLNFNLMIPGGRDFIGFENFYWFLTDPSFITGIINTLVLVGAVLIITVGLGTLIAVLVDNPFPGRGLVRVLLISPFFIMPTVNALIWKNLLMHPVSGLFAWLFRQVGLEPIDWFTDLPMTSIVIIVSWQWLPFAILILMTALQSMDQEQLEAARMDGAGPISTFWHITLPHLARPLVVVIMIETIFLLSVFAEIFTTTSGGPGTQTTNLAYLIYTQALLQFDVGMASAGGLIAVVLANVVAVFLIRAVGKSLAEQ; from the coding sequence ATGTCTCAGATCAACACCAATGCCAGTGTCGCCAAGATATTGGTGGCGCCTTCAGTGATCCTGCTGGCGCTCTGGATGATCGTGCCTCTGGCCATGACCATCTATTTCTCCACATTGAATTTCAACCTGATGATTCCGGGTGGCCGGGATTTTATCGGGTTTGAAAACTTCTACTGGTTTCTGACCGATCCCAGTTTCATCACCGGCATTATAAATACTCTGGTGCTGGTCGGTGCTGTGCTCATCATTACCGTCGGTTTGGGCACCCTGATTGCTGTATTGGTTGATAACCCCTTCCCTGGCCGCGGCCTGGTTCGGGTGTTGCTGATTTCACCTTTTTTCATCATGCCCACGGTGAACGCCCTGATTTGGAAAAACCTGCTGATGCATCCGGTCAGCGGTTTGTTTGCCTGGCTGTTTCGCCAAGTCGGTCTGGAACCGATCGACTGGTTTACCGACCTGCCGATGACCTCCATCGTCATCATCGTGTCCTGGCAGTGGCTGCCGTTCGCCATCCTGATTCTGATGACGGCGTTGCAATCGATGGATCAGGAGCAGTTGGAAGCCGCCCGTATGGATGGCGCCGGTCCGATCTCGACCTTCTGGCATATCACGTTGCCTCATCTGGCGCGGCCGTTGGTGGTGGTCATCATGATCGAAACCATCTTCTTGCTGTCGGTCTTCGCCGAGATTTTCACCACTACTTCGGGTGGCCCCGGCACGCAGACCACCAACCTGGCTTATCTGATTTACACTCAGGCGTTGCTGCAGTTTGACGTCGGTATGGCGTCGGCCGGTGGCCTTATTGCGGTGGTGTTGGCCAACGTGGTGGCGGTGTTCTTAATTCGAGCGGTTGGCAAATCGCTGGCGGAACAATAG